One genomic region from Pseudoduganella lutea encodes:
- a CDS encoding 3-hydroxybutyrate oligomer hydrolase family protein: MQMTTSKTAIALAVALSLGACGSDDDDDEPEVLNQKPAWLGTVSTASYDGTSDDLLTAGLGATGLAAAAAPAYNDPANPSARELRRNAIFANYRAVLDIATNSGYGTMYGPNVNAAGVATNGNGMVAGTEYLAYTDDGTGRQNVTLMVQVPNGFDPVNPCIVTGTSSGSRGIYGAIGSAGEWGLKNNCAVAYADKGSGTGLYAFEDDTVNGQNGVRATRTAAAKNALFAPELSDAQRTAFAQQFPGRVAFKHAHSQLNPEKDWGKVTLQAVEFALYVLNEKYGVVARDNTSHIVRFTPANTLTIASSISNGAGSALLAAEQDTAGLIDAVAATEPQIQPNRTSGYTVRQAGANVTAQGKPLLDYASYAALYQPCIAGGAGRCASLVQKGLLVGNDLASRQADARARMKAYGWTADAEPLQAAHALTNVLVAVTYVNAYGKFSVTDNVCGFSWGAADATGSPVPFTGAARAASFATMNGIIGTPIYEDSVGGAKLYNLGVSKSTGIEDQALDGFLCLRSLATGVDAVTGAALTGDLAAQSARVRAGMAEVQATGNLRGKPALIVSGRADALIPVNHASRAYVGLNAAVEGSSSKLRYIEVTNANHFDSFSNALPNVVVPLHVYLFRALDAVYANLKNSATPLPPSQVVHTVTRASNAVPITVANVPLIAAAPGNNAITVSGTTVNVPD, encoded by the coding sequence ATGCAGATGACGACTTCGAAAACCGCGATTGCCCTGGCCGTGGCACTGTCGCTCGGCGCTTGTGGCAGCGATGACGACGACGACGAACCGGAAGTACTGAACCAGAAACCGGCCTGGCTCGGCACGGTCTCGACCGCCAGCTACGATGGCACGAGCGACGACCTGCTGACGGCGGGCCTGGGCGCGACCGGCCTGGCAGCCGCCGCCGCACCGGCCTACAACGATCCGGCCAATCCCTCGGCGCGGGAATTGCGCCGCAACGCCATCTTCGCCAATTACCGCGCCGTGCTCGACATCGCTACCAACAGCGGCTATGGCACGATGTACGGCCCCAACGTCAACGCGGCCGGCGTGGCGACGAACGGCAATGGCATGGTGGCCGGCACGGAATACCTGGCGTACACGGACGACGGTACGGGCCGGCAAAACGTGACCTTGATGGTGCAGGTACCGAACGGGTTCGACCCCGTCAATCCATGCATCGTGACCGGCACCTCGAGCGGTTCGCGCGGCATCTATGGCGCGATCGGCAGTGCGGGGGAGTGGGGCCTGAAGAACAACTGCGCGGTGGCGTACGCGGACAAGGGCAGTGGCACCGGCCTGTACGCGTTCGAGGACGACACCGTGAACGGCCAGAATGGCGTGCGGGCGACGCGTACGGCGGCCGCCAAGAATGCCTTGTTCGCCCCCGAACTCAGCGATGCGCAGCGCACCGCGTTTGCCCAGCAATTCCCCGGACGCGTCGCGTTCAAGCATGCGCACTCGCAGCTGAATCCGGAAAAGGACTGGGGCAAGGTCACGCTGCAGGCCGTTGAATTCGCGCTCTACGTGCTCAACGAAAAGTACGGGGTCGTCGCCCGCGACAATACCAGCCACATCGTCCGCTTCACGCCGGCGAACACGCTGACGATCGCGTCGTCGATTTCCAATGGGGCCGGTTCGGCATTGCTGGCTGCCGAGCAGGACACGGCCGGGCTGATCGATGCGGTGGCGGCCACCGAGCCGCAGATCCAGCCGAACCGCACGTCCGGGTACACGGTGCGGCAAGCCGGCGCGAACGTTACGGCGCAGGGCAAGCCGCTGCTCGATTATGCGAGCTACGCCGCGCTGTACCAGCCATGCATCGCCGGCGGGGCAGGGCGCTGCGCTTCGCTGGTGCAGAAGGGGCTGCTGGTCGGGAACGACCTGGCATCGCGCCAGGCGGATGCGCGGGCCAGGATGAAGGCGTACGGCTGGACGGCGGACGCGGAACCGCTGCAGGCCGCGCATGCGTTGACGAACGTCCTCGTCGCTGTCACGTATGTGAACGCCTACGGCAAGTTTTCCGTAACCGACAATGTCTGCGGCTTCAGCTGGGGCGCGGCCGACGCCACCGGCTCGCCAGTGCCTTTCACGGGCGCCGCCCGCGCCGCCAGCTTTGCCACGATGAACGGCATCATCGGCACGCCGATCTACGAGGATTCCGTAGGGGGCGCCAAGCTGTACAACCTGGGCGTGTCGAAGTCGACCGGCATCGAAGACCAGGCGCTGGACGGTTTCCTGTGCCTGCGCTCGCTCGCCACCGGCGTCGATGCAGTCACGGGTGCTGCCCTGACGGGCGACCTGGCGGCGCAAAGTGCTCGCGTGCGTGCCGGCATGGCCGAGGTGCAGGCCACGGGCAACCTGCGCGGCAAGCCGGCGCTGATCGTCTCCGGTCGGGCCGATGCGCTGATCCCGGTCAACCATGCCTCGCGCGCCTATGTCGGCTTGAACGCCGCGGTGGAAGGCAGCAGCAGCAAGCTGCGCTACATCGAGGTGACCAATGCCAACCACTTCGACAGCTTCTCGAATGCCTTGCCGAACGTGGTCGTGCCGCTGCACGTCTACCTGTTCCGCGCGCTCGACGCGGTGTATGCCAACCTGAAGAACAGCGCGACGCCGCTGCCACCGTCGCAGGTGGTGCACACGGTGACACGGGCCAGCAATGCGGTACCGATCACCGTGGCCAATGTGCCGTTGATCGCGGCAGCGCCGGGCAACAACGCGATCACCGTCAGCGGTACCACGGTGAACGTGCCGGACTGA
- a CDS encoding branched-chain amino acid ABC transporter permease: MNKQIGYGLLLLAALAAPFIGYPVFLMKLLCFALFASAFNLLIGYTGLLSFGHAAFFGTAGYVAGNALKNWGMPVELGILAGVVAAALVGFVIGGLAIRRAGIYFSMITLALAQMVYFFALRYTGFTGGEDGLQGVPRGRLLGMIDLSNDTTLYFVVLAFCVLAFALIVRTVHSPFGQVLKAIKENEPRAISLGYDVDKYKLMAFVLSAALAGLAGALKTVVLGFETLTDVHWTMSGLVILMTLVGGMGTLAGPLLGAVIIIALENKLGDFGTTVASATGIEWFNTLGEAVSLVTGLIFVACVLLFRRGIIGEIVAALGRRTPA; encoded by the coding sequence ATGAACAAGCAAATCGGCTATGGACTCCTGCTGCTGGCGGCGCTGGCGGCACCCTTCATCGGCTACCCGGTGTTCCTGATGAAGTTGCTGTGCTTTGCGCTGTTCGCCAGCGCCTTCAACCTGCTGATCGGCTATACCGGCTTGCTGTCGTTCGGCCATGCGGCCTTCTTCGGCACGGCCGGCTATGTGGCCGGCAACGCGCTGAAGAACTGGGGCATGCCGGTCGAGCTGGGCATCCTGGCCGGCGTGGTGGCCGCGGCGCTGGTGGGCTTCGTCATCGGCGGGCTGGCGATCCGCCGCGCCGGGATCTATTTCTCGATGATCACGCTGGCGCTGGCACAGATGGTGTACTTCTTTGCCTTGCGCTACACCGGCTTCACCGGGGGCGAGGACGGGTTGCAGGGCGTGCCGCGCGGCCGGCTGCTGGGCATGATCGACCTGTCGAACGACACGACACTGTACTTCGTGGTGCTGGCATTCTGCGTGCTGGCGTTCGCCCTGATCGTGCGCACCGTGCACTCGCCGTTCGGCCAGGTGCTGAAGGCGATCAAGGAGAACGAACCACGCGCGATCTCGCTCGGTTACGACGTGGACAAGTACAAGCTGATGGCGTTCGTGTTGTCCGCCGCGCTGGCCGGCCTGGCCGGGGCGCTGAAAACCGTGGTGCTCGGGTTCGAGACGCTGACGGATGTGCACTGGACCATGTCCGGCCTCGTCATCCTGATGACACTGGTCGGCGGCATGGGCACGCTGGCCGGGCCGCTGCTGGGCGCCGTCATCATCATCGCGCTGGAAAACAAGCTGGGCGATTTTGGGACGACGGTGGCCAGCGCCACCGGCATCGAGTGGTTCAACACGCTGGGCGAAGCCGTCAGCCTGGTGACCGGCCTGATCTTTGTTGCCTGCGTGTTGCTGTTCCGTCGCGGCATCATCGGCGAAATCGTGGCGGCGCTGGGCCGACGAACACCAGCGTGA
- a CDS encoding branched-chain amino acid ABC transporter permease, whose product MEIFGVPLPAMMSQLLLGLVNGSFYAMLSLGLAIIFGLLNVINFSHGAMYMMGAFLAWMGMSYLGMSYWMMLIAAPVVVGILGVVIEKTMLRWLYKLDHLYGLLLTFGITLVVEGIFRSFYGVSGQPFDTPEQLQGATDLGFMILPNYRAWVVVASLVVCFATWFVIEKTRLGAYLRAGTENPKLVEAFGINVPLMVTLTYGFGVALAGFAGVLAAPIIQVSPLMGSNLIIVVFAVVVIGGMGSILGSIVTGLGLGVIEGLTRVFYPEFSSTVVFLVMVIVLLLRPAGLFGKEK is encoded by the coding sequence ATGGAAATTTTCGGCGTTCCCCTGCCAGCCATGATGAGCCAGCTGCTGCTGGGACTCGTCAACGGTTCGTTCTACGCGATGCTGTCGCTCGGCCTGGCCATCATCTTCGGCCTTTTGAACGTCATTAATTTCTCGCACGGTGCGATGTACATGATGGGCGCGTTCCTGGCCTGGATGGGCATGTCGTACCTGGGCATGAGTTACTGGATGATGCTGATCGCCGCACCGGTCGTGGTCGGCATCCTCGGCGTCGTCATCGAAAAAACGATGCTGCGCTGGTTGTACAAGCTGGACCACCTGTACGGGCTGCTGCTCACATTCGGGATCACGCTGGTGGTGGAAGGGATCTTCCGCTCGTTCTATGGCGTGTCCGGCCAGCCGTTCGACACGCCCGAACAGCTGCAGGGCGCGACCGACCTGGGGTTCATGATCCTGCCGAACTATCGCGCCTGGGTCGTGGTGGCCTCGCTGGTCGTCTGCTTCGCCACCTGGTTCGTCATCGAGAAAACCCGGCTCGGCGCCTACCTGCGCGCCGGCACGGAAAACCCGAAGCTGGTGGAAGCCTTCGGCATCAACGTGCCGCTGATGGTCACGCTGACCTATGGCTTCGGCGTCGCGCTGGCCGGCTTCGCCGGCGTGCTGGCGGCACCGATCATCCAGGTGTCTCCGCTGATGGGTTCGAACCTGATCATCGTCGTGTTTGCCGTGGTCGTGATCGGCGGCATGGGCTCGATCCTGGGCTCGATCGTCACCGGGCTGGGCCTGGGCGTCATCGAAGGATTGACGCGGGTGTTCTATCCGGAATTCTCGTCGACGGTCGTGTTCCTCGTGATGGTCATCGTGTTGCTGTTGCGCCCCGCCGGCCTGTTCGGCAAAGAAAAGTGA
- a CDS encoding ABC transporter substrate-binding protein, with the protein MKRKAIAMAATAICAIGLSGAAFAQVSGETIKIGFITDMSGLYTDIDGAGGAEAIKMAIADAGTVLAGKKVEFISADHQNKADIAASKAREWFDQQGVDMLIGGTNSGANLAMAKVAAEKKKIFISIGAGSSRLTNEECTPYTVHYAYDTVALARGTGGAIVKQGGKDWYFMTADYAFGQSLEADTAAVVKTGGGRVLGSVKHPLSASDFSSFLLQAQASKAQILGLANAGGDAINSIKAANEFGISKKMKLAGLLIFINDIHSLGLNTTQGMYLTDGWYWDLNADTRAWSKRYFAKMKKEPSMLQAADYSAASNYLKAVKALGTDDSDKVMAHLKKTPINDMFTKNGVIRPDGRMVHDMYLMEVKKPAESKYPWDYYKVVATIPGEQAYMKKAETKCSLWK; encoded by the coding sequence ATGAAACGTAAAGCTATTGCCATGGCCGCCACCGCAATCTGCGCCATCGGCCTGTCCGGCGCCGCATTCGCCCAGGTGTCGGGCGAGACGATCAAGATCGGTTTCATCACCGACATGTCCGGCCTGTACACCGACATCGACGGCGCCGGCGGCGCCGAGGCCATCAAGATGGCGATCGCCGATGCCGGCACCGTCCTCGCGGGCAAGAAAGTCGAATTCATTTCGGCCGACCACCAGAACAAGGCTGACATCGCCGCCTCGAAAGCGCGCGAATGGTTCGACCAGCAAGGCGTGGACATGCTGATCGGCGGCACCAATTCCGGCGCCAACCTGGCAATGGCGAAAGTGGCGGCCGAGAAGAAAAAGATCTTCATCTCGATCGGCGCCGGTTCGTCGCGCCTGACGAACGAGGAGTGCACGCCGTACACCGTGCATTACGCCTACGACACCGTCGCGCTGGCGCGCGGTACCGGCGGCGCGATCGTCAAGCAGGGCGGCAAGGACTGGTATTTCATGACGGCGGATTATGCGTTCGGCCAGTCGCTTGAAGCGGACACGGCCGCCGTCGTCAAGACGGGCGGCGGGCGCGTGCTGGGTTCTGTGAAGCATCCGCTGTCGGCATCGGACTTCTCGTCCTTCCTGTTGCAGGCACAAGCGTCGAAGGCCCAGATCCTGGGGCTGGCGAATGCCGGCGGCGACGCGATCAACTCGATCAAGGCCGCCAACGAGTTCGGCATCTCGAAGAAAATGAAACTGGCCGGCCTCTTAATCTTCATCAACGACATCCACTCGCTGGGCCTGAACACCACGCAGGGCATGTACCTGACGGATGGCTGGTACTGGGACCTGAACGCCGATACGCGCGCATGGTCGAAGCGCTACTTTGCCAAGATGAAGAAGGAACCGTCGATGCTGCAGGCAGCCGATTACTCCGCCGCGTCGAACTACCTGAAGGCGGTGAAAGCGCTCGGTACCGACGATTCGGACAAGGTCATGGCCCACCTGAAGAAAACCCCGATCAACGACATGTTTACGAAGAATGGCGTGATCCGTCCGGACGGCCGCATGGTGCACGACATGTACCTGATGGAAGTGAAGAAGCCGGCCGAGTCGAAATACCCCTGGGATTACTACAAGGTCGTGGCCACGATTCCGGGCGAGCAGGCCTACATGAAGAAGGCTGAAACCAAGTGCTCGCTGTGGAAATAA